TATTAGTGACGAAATTTCAGGTCTTAAAATGGAATTTGTTTTTGATGAGAATATCGATTTTTGTCATTATCCTGTTGAGACCATATCTCTGTCTGAAAATGGAATTGAAAGGATTTATCAGGGCACAGAATTTTTATTTATGAATAAAATAGAACTCACAGACAAGAAAAAAATCGGATTCACTATAAATATTGGAGAATGATAAGATGAAAAATATTCAGCGTTATATAATTTTTTCTTTTTTATTCACTGTATGCATTATCTCAACAGCTCTTTCAAAGGAAAATCCGTTTGAACCTTTGAAAAATAGCGCACTTTCTTATTTTAAACCCTTGAAGGGGAAGATAGTGTCTGTAAGCAGTGATGGAACTGTAGCTGATATAGGAACAAGTTCTCAGGCAAAAAAAGGAATGCGCTTTTCTGTTGTAAGAGAGGGCGCTTCATTTCTGCATCCTGTGACCAAAGAACCGATAGGTCTTGTTGAGACTGCAGTGGGAAAGGTAGAGATTAAAGACGTAAGCTCTAATACATCGTCAGTAACTATTCTTAATGGTGATGTTAAGCCTGAAGACAAAATAAGAATATCTGAAACCGGAGTTAAAGCGCTATTTTATCAGAGCGCAAATGTTGATTGGAGCCTTGGCGATGCTTATTTCAGGACACTTAAGGATACAGGAAGGTTTGAGCTTCTCGAGACAGCGATTGAGAGTGACAATCAGGCAGAGATTATAAAAGAGGCTAAGAAGCAGAATGCCGATGTGCTGATTATGCTTGCTGCAAAGGACGCAGGAGGAGATGTAAAGCTCAAACAAAGCCTCTTCTGGGTTGAAGATTCTTCCAAGCTTTCAGAAGATGAAGTAAAAGTTCCGTTGTCATTTATAAAGGATCTTAAATTCGGCGAGGAGATGCTTGGCATTAAAAAAGAAGATGTTGCACGCGAACTGAAACTGCCGGTTGGCGGAAGATTCATACTAGCTGCTGATGTAAATGGAGACAAAAAAACAGAACTGCTTGTCAGCACTGACAGGGATATCCGCATGTATACTCCGGATGGCGAGCTAAGCACTGTTTATAAGATTAAGGGTTCTTATTCTGATGAAAATTTATGGTTTGACAAGATTGACCTTAACAAAAACGGCAGGGATGAGATAATCATCACCTTTTTCAGGTATGACACGGTAGTTTCAAGGATATATGAACTTCAGGAAGACAAGTTTGTTATGCTCTGGGAAGGCAAGGTTTTTTTAAAAGCTATGGGCAATGAACTTTTTGCACAAGAATTTGATCAAGGCGATGGATATAAGGGACCTGTATATCAGATTGTCTGGGATAATGGATACAAAAGAGGCAGTGATGTAAAACTTCCAACTGGTGTAAATATCTATGATTTTGCCTATATAAAAGATGAGGATAAGAAAATGGTTATTGCATATGATGATGCCGGTTATCTGAATCTTTATGATGACAAAGGGCTTAAGCTTTGGCGCAGCAGCGAGGACTATGGAGGTTTTCTGACCAAATTCAAAAGAGCTGTTCCAAATATGTTTATAGACAGAGGAGAATGGTCTATCAAGGATAGAATTTTTGTTTTCAATAAATCAGCTTATGTAATAAGAAGGCTCCCTCTTGTAGGGATGGCCCGTGGAGTTGGATTCAGCAGTTCACAAATAAAAAATCTATGGTTCACAGGCGCTTCCATGGAAGAAAGAACTATTGTGGATTATATATCAGGCAGTGCATTGGATTTTGGGATTGCTGACGATAAAATTGTTGTGCTCGACAGCCCTGCTGTTACTCTTTCCATTAAGAAACTTTTCAAAGGCGAAGGTCTTTACGGGAGCCTGGTTTATATATACTCGCTCAAGGGAAGATAACAGAGAATCAATATCTCTGCTTAAGCTTAATTATGGAGGAAAATAGTTTTGTCAAAAGATAAAATCCCTGGCCATGTGGGAATCATAATGGATGGAAATGGCAGATGGGCGGAATTGCGCGGTCTTCCGAGAATTGAGGGACACAGAAGAGGGGCCGAGAGAGCAAAAGAGACGATCGAGATTGCGCAGGAAATTGGCATAAAGGTTCTGACTCTCTATACTTTTTCGATCGAGAACTGGCAGAGACCCAAAGATGAAATTGATACATTGATGAAGCTGCTCGAAATGTACCTGAGAAAAGAGTTAAGAAAATTTATGGAAAATGGTATTGTGTTCAGGGCGATTGGAGAGATATGGAGGCTTCCAAAAAATATACAATCTCTTGTTTTAGAGACAGAGGAGCTGACTGCTGGGAATAAAGGGATGACTGTTGTTACTGCTTTGAGTTACGGCGGAAGAAATGAGATTATCAGGGCTGCAAAAAAAATTGCAGCTCAAATAAAAAATCCTGATGAAATAACTGAAGAATTATTCGAATCATGTCTTGACACAAAGGGAATCCCTTCGCCTGACCTTATAATACGCACAAGCGGCGAAAGACGAACTAGTAATTTTCTGTTATGGCAGGGAGCATATGCTGAATATTATTTTACGGATACGCTCTGGCCTGATTTTACAAAAGACGAGTTAATGCTTGCTTTACATGATTATCAGATGAGAGAAAGGAGATTCGGCTGTGTCCAAACAAAGACAAGTCCATAATTCATATGCACCATATTAAAAGATTAATCATTGCTTTGATTATTTTGCCTTTGCTTTTTATTTATATTACAAAGCTTCCTGCAATTTATTTTCTGTTCATACTGATGATAGTATCTGCCCTTGCACAGTATGAATTTTATACGATGTACGGCATTAAAGGACTTTTAAGATTCACTGGAATTCTTTTGGGGATGTTAATTCTTTATTTTATTTTTATATTTCAATATTCTCTGGATCCGCAAAAGCCTTTTGTCACTGATCTGGCTGCTATCGGATTTTTAATAGTTGCTGTTATCAGATTGTTTTATAAACGCAAACCCGAGTCTTCTCTTAGGGATATAGCTCCGGTTGTTACTGGTATTGCCTATATACCAGGACTTCTGGGTTTTCAGGTTTACCTGAGAGAACAGGGCTTTGATTGGATAATTTTGCTTTATGGATGTGTATGGGCTTCAGACAGCATGGCTTATCTGCTGGGCAGCACAATAGGCAAGAGAAAGCTTTATTCTGAAATAAGTCCTAATAAAACCATAGCAGGTCTTTTCGGCTCGATACTCGGAGGCGCTATCGGCGCACTTATATTCAAATATGCGCTTGCAGATATGCTGGTTCTCAGTTTTATAAATGCTGTCATACTCGGCATGGTTATCGGCGCAGTATCTGTTATAGGAGATCTAGTTGAATCAATGTTCAAACGTGACGCAGGAGTTAAAGACTCAAGCAGCTTGATCCTGGAACATGGAGGAATGCTTGACAAGTTGGACAGCTCTCTTTTCGCAGCGCCGGCTGTTTATTGGACTGCAATGGCGCTGAGGTTGATATAGTGAAGCGCATTACAATCCTCGGCTCTACAGGATCAATAGGAAAGAATGCCCTTGATGTAGCAGCAAGATACAAAGACAGATTTAAAATTGTTGGGTTGACCGCAAGAAATAACATATCACTTCTCGAAGAGCAGATAAGACAGTTTAAGCCGGAGGTTGTTGCAGTGGCTGATGAAGCCAGCGCTGTTAAGCTGAGGGAAAAACTTGACATGGACATTTTATCAGGTGATGAAGGAATTATTGAGGCTGCATCGCACCCAAAAACTGATTTTGTTCTTTCAGCAATAATAGGTTTTGCAGGACTCATGCCCACGCTTGCTGCTATAAATGCCGGAAAAACAATCGGGCTTGCAAACAAAGAGTCTATGGTAGTAGCAGGCGATATCGTAAAAAACAGCGCAAAAAAATCCGGCTCAAAGATAATCCCTGTTGACAGCGAGCACAGCGCGGTTTTTCAGTGTCTTGAAGGCAGGCATCCTGATTCAGTAAAAAAAATAGTCCTCACAGCATCAGGAGGGCCGTTTCTGGGAAAGGGAAAAAGCGAACTTGAAAAAGTTACGATTGAAGATGCATTAAAGCATCCCAGATGGGAGATGGGCAAAAAAATAACGATCGATTCTGCCACGCTGATGAATAAAGGGCTTGAAGTAATAGAGGCGCATTATCTTTTCGATATTGCTCCGGAAAATATTGATGTTCTCATACATCCACAGAGCATTGTGCACTCAATGGTCGAGTTCAAAGACAGAAGTTATATTGCACAGCTTTCTATTCCTGATATGAGAGGGCCTATTGCATATGCGCTTTCGTATCCTGAGAGACTGAGCGATCCAATGCCAGTGCTTGATTTCAGCAAACTTGATAAACTGACATTTAAGGATCCTGACACAAGTAATTTCCCTTGCCTTACATATGCTTATGAAGCATCAAAACTCGGAGGCACAATGCCTGCTGTTTTGAATGCTTCGAATGAGATTGCTGTAAATTCTTTTTTAAGCAAAATGATAAAATTCACTGACATCCCTTTAGTAATAGAAAAAACAATGAGCAGACATAAGACTGAGACTGTATCAGACCTGAGCATTGTGATGAAGGCTGATGACTGGGCAAGACATCAGGCAAAAGAGATTGTAGATAAACTGATAAAATAGATAATCAGAATTAAGAATAAGGAGATATAAATGTCATTTCTTTCAGCAATAATACTTTTAGGCGTCCTCATTTTCGTGCATGAGTTCGGGCATTTCCTGTTTGCAAAAAAACTCAAGGTAAGAGTTCTGAAGTTTTCGCTTGGGTTTGGCCCCAAGCTGATAGGAAGAAAATTTGGAGAAACAGAATATCTTATCTCCAGCATACCGCTTGGCGGATATGTGAAGATGCTTGGCGAAGAGCCAGGCGAGACTTTAAAAGAAGAAGATAAACCATTTGCCTATAATTACCAGCCTGTATGGAAAAGATTTTTGATAGTGGCTTCAGGTCCGATATTCAATCTTATTTTTGCCGCTGTGCTTTTCTTTTTTGTCTTTCTATCAGGTGTTCCAATGCCGGAGCCTTACATAGGCACTATTGTTAATAACTCTCCTGCTGACAAGGCAGGACTCAGCACAGGCGATAAGGTTATTGAGATTAATAACATCCCTGTTATGAGCTGGTATGAGATAAATGAATCAGTAAGCAAAAGCAAGGGCAATGCACTTGCTTTCAAGATAGAAAGAGAAGGGAAAATAATTGAGCTTAATGTAACGCCTGTTAAAGAAACAGAAAAAAATATATTCGGCGAGAAAATTGATGTCTTTGAAATAGGAACCTCGCCCTTACTCTATTCTTACATCGGGGAAGTTGTGTCAGATTCACCTGCAAAAAAAGCAGGGATCGAAAAAGGCGACAGGGTTATAAGAATTCAAGACACGGATATAAAAACATGGCAGGAAATGACCTCAATAATACATCAAAATCCCGGGAAGCCCTTGAGATTCAAGATAAAAAGAGGAGAACGGATTCTTGATATCATAGTGTCACCAGAGACAAAGACTATAACAGAACCTACAGGCAAGAGAAAAGATATAGGACTGATCGGCATAAAGCCTTTAGCTAATGAGGTAGAGAAAAAATTCGGATTAATAGATTCACTATATCTTGGTTTCAAAAGAACATGGGACATTTGTGTTCTCACACTTGTTGTAATCGTAAAATTGTTCCAGAGAATCATACCTGCTGATACACTTGGCGGTCCTATAATGATACTCCAGATGGCAGGAGAGCAGGCATCGATGGGAGCGATGAGTTTCTTCAGTTTTATGGCAGTAATAAGCATTAACCTTGGAGTGCTTAATCTCCTTCCTATCCCGATACTTGACGGCGGACATCTGATGTTTCTTACTATAGAGGGAATAAGACGCAAACCATTAAGCGAGAAAGTGATAATTATCTGCCAGAAAATAGGCGTAGCTCTTCTCATTACATTAATGATATTTGTACTATATAATGATGTCATAAGAGTAGTAGTTCCTTGGGTAAAAAAACTATTCAGCATATAGTTTGATATATGACAAGACCGGTAAGCTTACAAGCTCAGGTTTCATCAGGCGGAGTGATATCCAGAAATACATCAGGTATTTCTGAGATAGCGCTCATTGCAGTAAAAGGCGGCAATATCTGGTGCCTGCCAAAAGGTATCATTGAAAAAAATGAGAGTCAGGAAAAAGCAGCAGTCAGAGAAGTTCAGGAGGAAACAGGACTTAAAGGAAAAGTCATAGAAAAAATCGGAGAGATATCATACTGGTATTTCATCAAAGATAAAAACATAAGAACAAGAAAAACAGTCCACTTTTTTCTAATGTCATATGTTGATGGAAAAACAGAGGATCACAACTGGGAAGTGGATTCGGCAGAATGGTTTGCGATAGATCAAGCTCTGGAAAAGGTAAGTTACAAAGGCGACAAAGAGATAATAGAAAAAGCAAAAAAGATGCTGGAAGACATAAATTCAAAGAATAAATAACTAGGATTTTTTGAATATAAGCTATTAGGATATATATGGCTAGGATAATATTAAGCTGGGATTCCCTAAAAAAAGAGATTGATGCCGCAAGATCAAAAGGCAGAAAGATTGTCTTTACTAACGGCTGTTTTGATATTATCCATATAGGTCATGTCAGATATTTAAAAGAAGCAAAGACATTCGGCGATGTTCTTGTCATAGGCTTAAACTCTGATAAATCTGTATCCCGCATAAAACCAGGAAGACCTATTAATCCGCAGGATCACAGGGCAGAAGTGCTTGCAGCTTTAGACATGGTTGATTATGTAACTTTGTTTGATGAAGACACTCCATATGAATTAATAAAGATTGTTAAGCCTGATGTTCTTGTCAAAGGCGGGGATTGGAAAAAAGAAGACATTGTCGGCTCTGACATAGCAAAAGAAACCCACAGTCTTCCATATATAAGCGGCATCTCAACAACCGAGATTATCGAAAAGATTAGAAAGCTGTAAAATTAGCCACAATAAATTATTTTGTAGTTTTGGTTTTAGCAATCACTAATGTATTTCAGCGAGTTTGCTCATAGAATAAGAAATATTCCATATACTTCTCATGTATATAACCTCACAGGCTCGTCCATGGCTCTTTTTCTTGCATTGCAAGAAAAACCTTTTGTCATGGTCGAGTCGAACGAAGAGAAGGCAAGAGAGCTTTATCAGGACATTTTGTTTTTCCGTTCAATAAATCCTTCTAATATAAAAAATAATATTTTTTTTCTGCCTGAGCCTGATAACCCTGAGACAACTGGACAAAGAGCAGAGTTGATTTATAATCTCACCAAGTTTGATTCGGTCGTGCTTTCAAAAGATGCACTTAATGCAAATTTATGGACTCCTGATGAATTAGGGGAAGATGCGCTTGTGCTGAATCTCAAATATGAAATCAGTAGAGACTTGTTCGAGAAAAAACTTATAAGGCTTGGTTATAAGCGCGTAGCGCTTGTTGTTGAAAATGGTGAATTCAGTCATAAAGGATGGGTCTTTGATATTTTCCCATCTTCTGCAAAAGACCCGCATCGAATCGAGTTTTTCGGCGATACAATAGAAACAATAAAAACATTTGACGTAAGCACGCAGAAATCCACAGACATTGATAAAGAGCTTGTCATTTTTCCTGCATCAGAACCGGATGAAAACAGCAGATATCAAATAACGGAGAATAGAAATTATTTTTATTCAGATACAGACGGTCTATCAGATGATATCCCTGAGAATGCTGTAATGCTCTCGCAGTTTTCATTCGCAGGTGAAGGGATTGATGCAGGGCTGATTTCAATGGCAGGACATGGGATACTGCATGCTGAGAGAAAGACTGTTTATGAGTTTCCTGATGCTTTAAAAAAGATTTCTGAGAGCAACAATGTTTTGATTGCTGCTTCCTCGCATGGGCAGGCTGAAAGGATAAAGGAGATTCTGTGGGAAAAGGAGATCATAGCTCCGATAATTTCCAAGGAAGACGCAGCAGATTATGAGGGAAATATTCTGATAACAATCGGCGAGCTTTCATCAGGATTTTTTATCAACGATCTTATTGTCTTAACTGAAAAAGAGATCTTTGGCGAAAGACAGCATTTCAGGCCTATAAAAAAATCAAGAGTGTCAGAACTTCTTAATACACTTGATGATATTGAGAAAGGTGATTTTGTTGTTCACAAGGATCACGGCATAGGAAAATTTCTTGGGATTGAAACACATCTGCTTGAGAATTATGAAAGCGATGTCATGATTATTGAATATTCAGGAGGCGACAGACTGTATCTGCCTCTTTACGGAATCGAGAAGATAAAAAAATATCATGCTGAAGAAGATATTTTCCCCAAAATTGATAGGCTCGGAGGCATAACATGGGCGAGGACAAAGGAAAGAGTCAGAAAAAAGATAAAGGAGATGGCAGAAAGGCTTGTGAAACTCTATGCTGAGAGAGAAATTACAAAGGGTTTTTCATTCAGCCCTGATTCTGAACTTCACAGAGAATTCGATGATTTTTTCCCTTACGTGGAAACCACTGATCAGCATAAGGCGATTGAAGAGATAAAGCTCGACATGGAGTTGGAAAAACCAATGGACAGGCTCTTGTGCGGTGATGTTGGTTATGGAAAAACAGAAGTTGCAATGCGGGCTGCATTCAAGGCAGTGTTTGACAATAAACAGGTTGCTCTGCTTGTGCCTACAACTCTTTTGTGCGAACAGCACTTCAGAACATTTACGCAGAGATTTGCTGCATTCCCTGTGAACATAGACTATCTGAGCAGGTTCAAGACAAAAAAAGACCAGAACGAGACAATAAAAAAAGTTACGAGCGGAGATGTGGACATACTTATCGGCACACATACATTACTGAAAAAAAATATGAATTTTATTAACCTTGGACTTCTTATAATTGATGAAGAACATAAATTTGGTGTTGCCCAAAAAGAAAAGATGAAGGAGATAAAAAAAGGCGTTGATGTGCTGATATTAAGCGCAACGCCGATACCCCGTACACTGAACATGGCGCTGTCAGGCATAAGGGGTATGAGTCTTATAGAAACGCCTCCTGAAGAAAGACTCGCTGTTAAGAGTATAGTCTCTGAATTCAGGGAAGATATTATCAGAGATGCTGTGGTGAGAGAACTTGAAAGAAAAGGACAGGTATTCTTTGTGCATAACAGGATAAGGGATATAGATAAAATCTACGGCAGTATAAATAAGCTTATTCCAGATGCAAGAATTTCTGTTGCCCATGCACAGATGCCTGAGAGACATTTGGAAAAAATAATGAAACAGTTTATTGCCAAAGAGATTGACATACTTGTCTCTACGGCTATTGTCGGATCAGGGCTTGATATATCAAATGCAAACACAATAATTATAAACATGGCTGACAGGATGGGTCTTGCAGATTTATATCAGCTCAGAGGCAGGGTTGGAAGAAGCAATGTAAAGGCATACGCTTATTTTCTTATTCCTGGAAAAAATATTATTACGAATGAGGCAAAAAAAAGACTCCAGGCTGTGCAGGATATGAGTTACCTTGGCGCTGGATTCAGGCTTGCAATGAAAGACCTGGAGATAAGAGGCGCTGGGAATTTTCTAGGCGCAGAGCAGTCAGGACACATTCATGCGGTCGGTTTTGATATGTATGTTGAGATGCTCGAAAATGCTGTATCAGAAATAAAAGGAATAAAGATTGAGGAAGAGATAGAGCCCCGCATGAGCCTTAGAGTGCCTGCATTCATAACAGAAGAATTTATAGAGGATGTAACACTGAGACTGAGCATTTACAGAAAGATTGCATCAGCAAAGAGGGAAGAAGATTTAAACAGTTTATTGGATGAAGTCAGGGACAGATTCGGGAAGCTGCCTGATCAGGTGAATAACTTATTCGATATTATGAGGCTGAAGATTGCTGCAAGACAACTAAGGGTTATTGATATGATTGAGGCTGGAGGTTTTATAAAAGTTATATTCTCGCAAGACACAAAAGTAGCTGTGAATAAGATACTCTCACTCCACAACATATACGGCAATAAAATAAAATTTTTAGAACAGGGATTTCAGATAAATGTCAAAAATCTTTCATGGGCTGAGATTTACTCAATGATAAAGAAAGTTCTGGAAAAACTATTGTAACTTTTATGTTAAAATAACTAAATTCAAATTTTAAAAGGATAGAGAAATATGAAAAAAGGACAGATTTTTTTGCTGATAGTTATGCTTTTGATATGTTCCTGTGCAACAAGCACTGAGAATGTTCAAAAGGCAACCTCTCATTACAAATTGGGTCTGGCCTATTTCAATGAAAATAATATGCAGTCTGCATTCATAGAGTTTCAGAATGCGCTTAAATACAATCCAGAGGATAAGGAAGTCCTGTACTCATTAGGTGTCATCTATCTGATTCACTATGAAGAATATGATAATGCCATAGAGTATTTTCGGAAAGCAATAAATGTCGACAGCAATTATTCAGAGGCATATAACAATCTCGGTTATGCATATATGATGAAAGGAAAGTATAAGGAAGCAGCGGATGTTTATAATAAAGCTGTTTCAAATAAAGTCTACCGCACACCTGAAAAGGCTTATTATAATCTTGGTCAAGTATATTACAGAATGGGGCAGTATGACGATTCTATCGAGGCATATAAAAATGCCCTGAAGAGAGCAGTTGATTTTTACCCTGCTTATTATGGTATTGCACTAAGCCAAAATGCAAAAGGCAAATACGGAGATTCATCAACAGCCATCACAAGGGCAATAGAGCTTGATCCAAATTATAAGGGCGACAGGAATAAGGCTATAGGTGATTTCCTGCAGAAGGAAAAAAAATCAAAAGGCGATGAGAAGAAAGATATCACTGATTATCTTGAAATTCTCAAATATTAGACTCCTGAAATTTTTTGCTTTTAATTCTTGAAATAATCTGTATAATATTTTTCTTGTGTTTTTAGTTTTTCTGCGTCTGGCAGAAAGTTAGATTCGGGGCGTAGCGCAGTCTGGCTAGCGCACCTGCCTTGGGAGCAGGGGGTCGGAGGTTCAAATCCTCTCGCCCCGACCAATAATAAATTTTTGCAAGATAAGCTTTATTGCTTTCACCTATATGAAGCTGCTTCAGCAGATTTTTTCTGAGGTGAATTCTAATGCAAGCTGGAATTAAAATCCGCTCAGAGGCCATATCTTGTAAAATATAAATAATTAAGGTGTGCGCCTGTAGCTCAGTCGGATAGAGCAACTGCCTTCTAAGCAGTGGGTCAGGGGTTCGAATCCCTTCAGGCGCGCCAATAAAAATTATCAAAAGCTAATGTAGAAACCAGTTATCAGTATTTGTTTGGGTTTGACGGAATATGGTTGTTTTTGTTTTACTAATAACTGGTTTTTATTAGTCGGTGGGTGTAGCTCAATGGCAGAGCACTGGATTGTGGTTCCAGCTGCTGGGGGTTCGAGTCCCCTCACTCACCCCATAATTCTGTGTAAATTAAAAGTTTAGGGTTGTGCATATATAACTTTAGACTTTTAATGCGCCTGTAGCTCAGTGGATTAGAGCATCGGCCTCCGAAGCCGAGGGTCGCCCGTTCAAGTCGGGTCAGGCGCACCAAAAAACGTTTAGGGCCGTTAGCTCAGTTGGTAGAGCAGCTGACTCTTAATCAGCGGGTCGCAGGTTCGAATCCTGCACGGCTCACTTTAAAGCAAAAGGCTTGCATCTAAAACTGCAAGCTTTTTTTATTTTTTTCATGTGATATAACTAATTTTAACTTGCATAAAATTTACTAAATTTAGTATAAATTGCAGTGGTCAGATTGCAGATAAATAAGATCTTTTCTTCCCTCACAGGAAAACTTGTCCTTGCTATAGGAACTCTCATGGTAGTCGGAACTGCAATATTCTGGTATTTTCTTATTAATTATCAAGAAAAGGAATCTATAAAAAGTTCTGTAAGCTACGGACGTTCATTCATGGGTTTTGTGGAAAAGAGCACGCAATATGGAATGCTTACAAATCAGAAACCTTTGATACAGCACACTATTGAGTCGATAAGCTCTGGAGAAGGAGTTAAAAGAATAAGGATATTTGAAGGAAAGGGCAAGATCGCATATTCATCAGATAAAGAAGAGATAGGCGCTGTATTTACAAAGGATGAATCAATGTGCATGTTCTGTCATTCAGAAACTAAAAAGCCATTAGAGATGCCTAACTGGTCTATAAAGAAAGACAGAGATGGAAAAAGATTCCTTAATATTGTGCAGCCTGTTTACAATCAGCAACCTTGTTATTCTGCAGCGTGCCATATACACAAAAAAAATACTACAATTCTTGGATTCATCGAGTCAGATATATCTCTGAATAGAATGGATACGGCAATAATGAGGCAGGAGATAGCAATGACGGCATACGTGCTTGTTTTTATCTGTGTGCTTTCTGTTGTCCTGTGGGCAATACTCTGGAGGCTTGTGCATAATCCATTAAATATGCTTACACAGGGAATGAAACGCGTATCTGCAGGTGAACTTGATTTTGTCCTTGATATAACAACAAAGGATGAAATCGGAGAGCTTGCTAATGTGTTTAATACAATGACTACAGATTTGTCAAAAGCCAAATTATTGATTATTGAGTGGGGAAATACACTTGAAAAAAAGGTCGCTGAAAAGACAAAGGAGATACAAAAGACTCAGGAGCAGCTTGTGCATTCTGAAAAACTTGCTTCACTTGGCAGAATGGCAGCAGGCGTTGCCCATGAAATAAACAGCCCGTTAACAGGCATAGTAACATTCGGACATCTTCTGCTTAAAAAATTCCCGCATGGAAGTCAGGAGAAAGATGATGTTGAGGTGATTATTGAACAGGCAAATAGATGCTCAAGCATAATAAAGGGATTGCTGGGTTTTTCAAGAGGAACGTATTCAGAGAAAACTATTGTCAATATTAATGATATTCTGAATACAACTTTGCATATGGTTAAGCATAGAATGGATTTTTTTGATATAAAACTTTTGGTTAATCTTGCTGATGCTCTGCCGCCTGTTAAGGCTGATGCATCACAGATACAACAGGTTTTTTTGAATATAATATTAAATGCTGCAGATGCCATGGAAGGAAAAGGCACTTTGACTATAAATACACGAAAGGTTGTTGAAACTGACGGGGTTTACGCTGAGATTGAATTTACTGATACAGGAAGCGGCATATCAGATAAAGATCTTGCAAAGCTTTTTGAGCCTTTTTTTACGACAAAACCAGTTGGCAAGGGTACTGGACTTGGGCTTGCAGTAAGCCATGGAATAATTCAGGACCACGGCGGAAGGATACATGTAAGAACTTCATTGGGAAAAGGGACAAGTTTCTTTGTCAGAATTCCAGTTCAAAAAGATGAGTTTTTGAGTTTAAAAAGCCCTAATAACAATAGAGGATAAATATGAGAAAGAAAAAAATTCTGGTAATCGATGATGAGGAGATAG
The nucleotide sequence above comes from Nitrospiraceae bacterium. Encoded proteins:
- a CDS encoding isoprenyl transferase, with protein sequence MSKDKIPGHVGIIMDGNGRWAELRGLPRIEGHRRGAERAKETIEIAQEIGIKVLTLYTFSIENWQRPKDEIDTLMKLLEMYLRKELRKFMENGIVFRAIGEIWRLPKNIQSLVLETEELTAGNKGMTVVTALSYGGRNEIIRAAKKIAAQIKNPDEITEELFESCLDTKGIPSPDLIIRTSGERRTSNFLLWQGAYAEYYFTDTLWPDFTKDELMLALHDYQMRERRFGCVQTKTSP
- a CDS encoding phosphatidate cytidylyltransferase, whose product is MHHIKRLIIALIILPLLFIYITKLPAIYFLFILMIVSALAQYEFYTMYGIKGLLRFTGILLGMLILYFIFIFQYSLDPQKPFVTDLAAIGFLIVAVIRLFYKRKPESSLRDIAPVVTGIAYIPGLLGFQVYLREQGFDWIILLYGCVWASDSMAYLLGSTIGKRKLYSEISPNKTIAGLFGSILGGAIGALIFKYALADMLVLSFINAVILGMVIGAVSVIGDLVESMFKRDAGVKDSSSLILEHGGMLDKLDSSLFAAPAVYWTAMALRLI
- a CDS encoding 1-deoxy-D-xylulose-5-phosphate reductoisomerase codes for the protein MDCNGAEVDIVKRITILGSTGSIGKNALDVAARYKDRFKIVGLTARNNISLLEEQIRQFKPEVVAVADEASAVKLREKLDMDILSGDEGIIEAASHPKTDFVLSAIIGFAGLMPTLAAINAGKTIGLANKESMVVAGDIVKNSAKKSGSKIIPVDSEHSAVFQCLEGRHPDSVKKIVLTASGGPFLGKGKSELEKVTIEDALKHPRWEMGKKITIDSATLMNKGLEVIEAHYLFDIAPENIDVLIHPQSIVHSMVEFKDRSYIAQLSIPDMRGPIAYALSYPERLSDPMPVLDFSKLDKLTFKDPDTSNFPCLTYAYEASKLGGTMPAVLNASNEIAVNSFLSKMIKFTDIPLVIEKTMSRHKTETVSDLSIVMKADDWARHQAKEIVDKLIK
- the rseP gene encoding RIP metalloprotease RseP is translated as MSFLSAIILLGVLIFVHEFGHFLFAKKLKVRVLKFSLGFGPKLIGRKFGETEYLISSIPLGGYVKMLGEEPGETLKEEDKPFAYNYQPVWKRFLIVASGPIFNLIFAAVLFFFVFLSGVPMPEPYIGTIVNNSPADKAGLSTGDKVIEINNIPVMSWYEINESVSKSKGNALAFKIEREGKIIELNVTPVKETEKNIFGEKIDVFEIGTSPLLYSYIGEVVSDSPAKKAGIEKGDRVIRIQDTDIKTWQEMTSIIHQNPGKPLRFKIKRGERILDIIVSPETKTITEPTGKRKDIGLIGIKPLANEVEKKFGLIDSLYLGFKRTWDICVLTLVVIVKLFQRIIPADTLGGPIMILQMAGEQASMGAMSFFSFMAVISINLGVLNLLPIPILDGGHLMFLTIEGIRRKPLSEKVIIICQKIGVALLITLMIFVLYNDVIRVVVPWVKKLFSI
- a CDS encoding NUDIX hydrolase, producing the protein MTRPVSLQAQVSSGGVISRNTSGISEIALIAVKGGNIWCLPKGIIEKNESQEKAAVREVQEETGLKGKVIEKIGEISYWYFIKDKNIRTRKTVHFFLMSYVDGKTEDHNWEVDSAEWFAIDQALEKVSYKGDKEIIEKAKKMLEDINSKNK
- the rfaE2 gene encoding D-glycero-beta-D-manno-heptose 1-phosphate adenylyltransferase; this translates as MARIILSWDSLKKEIDAARSKGRKIVFTNGCFDIIHIGHVRYLKEAKTFGDVLVIGLNSDKSVSRIKPGRPINPQDHRAEVLAALDMVDYVTLFDEDTPYELIKIVKPDVLVKGGDWKKEDIVGSDIAKETHSLPYISGISTTEIIEKIRKL